The following are from one region of the Nitrospirota bacterium genome:
- a CDS encoding UDP-N-acetylmuramate--L-alanine ligase: MLNRYRVIHFVGIGGIGMSGIARVLKHLNYDVTGSDIKSSATTDVLISEGIKVYIGHKAENVDSAHVVVVTSAVNGANPEVEEAKKRSIPVIPRAEMLAEIGRLKYGILVAGSHGKTTTTSLLAGILIKSGSDPTVVLGGKLNDTNSNSRVGKGEFFVAEADESDGSFLKLNPTVAICTNIDREHMDFYSNMDNLKTAYINFLNKVPFYGLGVVCYDDPNIADILPNVNRKYVTYGLTEKADFSAINIKYGFQKTEFELIADGVSKGTFTINLSGKHNVLNTLAALAASSFLNIPHEVSSVALSTFSGIKRRMEFKGHKAGVRVFDDYGHHPTEIKATINGIKHHVEKRLIVVFQPHRYSRTADLMDEFAGCFSEASRLYLLDIYSAGERPIEGATSQVLAEKLRARGVDVVYVGKGEGLSDTLSKETTEGDTLVTFGAGDVWKIGEEFVSQG; encoded by the coding sequence ATGCTTAACCGATACAGAGTAATCCACTTTGTGGGAATAGGCGGAATTGGAATGAGCGGTATAGCGCGTGTGCTTAAGCACCTTAACTATGACGTTACAGGTTCTGATATAAAATCCTCAGCGACAACCGATGTGCTTATCAGTGAGGGCATAAAGGTGTACATTGGGCATAAGGCCGAAAATGTGGACAGTGCCCACGTTGTGGTTGTAACATCGGCAGTCAATGGAGCCAACCCTGAGGTAGAGGAGGCAAAGAAACGCTCAATTCCAGTAATCCCGCGGGCAGAGATGTTGGCTGAAATTGGGCGGCTTAAATACGGTATTCTTGTTGCCGGCTCTCACGGTAAGACAACAACGACCTCGCTGCTTGCCGGTATTTTGATTAAATCAGGCTCTGACCCCACTGTTGTGCTTGGCGGAAAACTCAATGACACAAACAGTAATTCACGTGTTGGAAAGGGGGAGTTTTTTGTTGCTGAAGCGGATGAAAGTGATGGCTCGTTTCTTAAACTAAATCCCACAGTGGCAATATGTACTAACATTGACAGAGAGCACATGGATTTCTACTCCAATATGGATAATCTAAAGACGGCGTATATAAATTTTCTTAATAAAGTGCCTTTTTACGGATTAGGTGTGGTCTGCTATGATGATCCCAACATTGCAGACATTCTGCCCAATGTTAACAGAAAGTATGTCACTTATGGGTTAACAGAGAAAGCGGACTTTTCCGCTATAAACATAAAATATGGCTTTCAAAAAACCGAATTTGAACTCATAGCTGATGGTGTATCAAAGGGAACATTTACAATTAATCTCTCCGGTAAACATAACGTGCTAAACACACTGGCGGCACTTGCTGCCTCATCATTCCTAAACATTCCTCACGAGGTTAGTAGTGTTGCTCTAAGCACTTTTTCCGGCATAAAGCGCCGAATGGAGTTTAAAGGACACAAGGCAGGCGTAAGGGTTTTTGACGATTACGGGCATCATCCTACAGAAATTAAAGCAACAATAAACGGAATAAAGCACCACGTGGAGAAGAGGCTTATTGTTGTGTTTCAACCCCACAGATATTCAAGGACAGCGGATTTGATGGATGAGTTTGCGGGCTGCTTTTCGGAGGCCTCCAGGCTTTATCTTCTGGATATCTATTCTGCCGGTGAAAGACCGATTGAGGGTGCAACCTCTCAGGTGTTGGCTGAAAAGCTGCGGGCAAGGGGGGTTGATGTAGTCTATGTGGGAAAGGGTGAGGGTCTTTCGGACACTCTCAGTAAGGAGACAACTGAGGGTGACACACTGGTAACATTTGGTGCCGGTGATGTGTGGAAAATAGGAGAGGAGTTTGTAAGCCAGGGTTAA
- a CDS encoding FtsQ-type POTRA domain-containing protein, with translation MQTRVRLKKQTVKQERAKVPAKLILVLIVVCAVSVLSGIGFFRLTKAESLMIKNLYIEGNNHVEDSEINRLLNVSGQSIVTADMDNLSKRLFASPWVKKVYMRKELPHSLAIRVIEKVPVAAALDSDVIYLVDEDGIKLQKLGRKPDELPVIKITGSNKKAYLEAIKLSSAISKNPKMKGLVEEIDGTRPEDISIRINGVPVYVGFGDFDKKLTSYLSLKDEIVKRNIPVEYIDLRFSHRLIVKPLKGEK, from the coding sequence ATGCAAACAAGGGTAAGGTTAAAAAAGCAGACTGTAAAACAGGAAAGAGCGAAGGTACCGGCAAAACTTATCCTTGTGCTTATTGTGGTCTGTGCGGTATCAGTACTATCAGGGATAGGGTTTTTCAGGCTGACAAAAGCAGAGTCTTTAATGATTAAAAATCTTTATATAGAAGGGAATAACCATGTAGAAGACTCAGAGATAAACAGACTTTTAAATGTTAGCGGACAGAGCATAGTGACTGCAGATATGGATAACCTGTCAAAACGTCTTTTTGCCTCCCCGTGGGTGAAAAAAGTCTATATGAGGAAAGAGCTTCCACATTCACTTGCAATACGGGTGATTGAAAAAGTTCCAGTAGCGGCAGCCCTTGACAGTGATGTAATTTACCTTGTGGATGAAGATGGAATTAAACTTCAGAAGCTTGGCAGAAAACCTGATGAGTTGCCTGTTATAAAGATAACAGGTTCAAATAAAAAGGCATATCTTGAGGCAATAAAGCTATCGTCTGCAATAAGTAAAAATCCCAAAATGAAGGGACTGGTAGAGGAGATTGACGGAACCAGGCCGGAGGATATATCAATCCGTATTAATGGGGTTCCGGTGTATGTTGGATTTGGTGATTTTGACAAGAAGCTGACAAGCTACTTATCGTTAAAAGATGAAATAGTAAAGAGAAATATTCCTGTGGAATACATAGACCTGAGATTTTCACACAGATTGATTGTGAAGCCATTAAAGGGAGAGAAGTAG
- the obgE gene encoding GTPase ObgE yields MKFVDLVTIYCKAGAGGAGCVSFCREKFKPRGGPDGGDGGKGGDIVFRAVTHLNTLLDHKYKKHYAVKRGGHGMGKDKHGYDSPDVIIDVPVGTVIKNFDTGETLADLTEDGMQAVILKGGRGGKGNAHFKSSTFQAPKFAQPGEGGEEANITLELKLIADVGIIGMPNAGKSTLISSITASHAKIAPYPFTTLVPNLGVVKLNDYSSFIVADIPGIIEGAHNGAGLGLQFLRHAQRSKLLIHMIDVSQEVAEDPIVAYEKLNRELSLYSVELSQKPQLVAASKIDVEGDGKQTELLADFCRSNEIPFFPVSAVTHEGINTLIAYISERLKKM; encoded by the coding sequence GTGAAATTTGTTGATCTTGTAACTATTTACTGTAAGGCTGGGGCTGGCGGAGCCGGATGTGTGAGTTTTTGCAGAGAGAAGTTTAAACCCCGTGGCGGCCCTGACGGTGGAGACGGCGGTAAAGGCGGCGATATTGTTTTTAGAGCCGTAACTCATCTAAACACCCTCCTAGACCACAAATACAAAAAACATTACGCCGTTAAACGCGGCGGCCATGGCATGGGAAAAGATAAACATGGCTACGACAGCCCTGATGTGATCATAGATGTCCCTGTCGGCACGGTAATTAAAAATTTTGATACGGGTGAGACCCTGGCCGATTTAACCGAGGACGGTATGCAGGCTGTAATCTTAAAAGGCGGCAGAGGCGGTAAAGGAAATGCTCATTTTAAATCCTCTACGTTTCAAGCTCCTAAATTTGCACAGCCAGGTGAGGGCGGAGAGGAGGCCAACATAACTCTGGAACTAAAACTCATCGCTGACGTTGGTATCATTGGTATGCCTAATGCCGGTAAATCCACGTTGATTTCCTCAATAACCGCCTCACATGCAAAAATAGCCCCATACCCTTTCACAACATTGGTGCCAAATCTGGGAGTCGTAAAACTCAACGATTACTCAAGTTTCATTGTGGCAGATATTCCGGGAATCATCGAGGGCGCTCATAACGGTGCTGGTTTAGGGTTACAGTTTCTGAGACACGCTCAAAGGTCAAAACTGCTGATTCACATGATTGACGTCTCTCAGGAGGTTGCAGAAGATCCGATAGTGGCTTATGAAAAACTTAACCGTGAACTTTCCCTCTATAGCGTTGAGCTTTCACAAAAACCACAGCTCGTAGCGGCTTCTAAGATTGATGTTGAAGGCGATGGCAAACAAACTGAACTCTTAGCAGACTTTTGCCGAAGTAACGAAATTCCTTTTTTCCCGGTTTCAGCCGTTACACACGAGGGCATAAATACTCTTATTGCTTATATATCGGAAAGACTAAAAAAAATGTAG
- a CDS encoding D-alanine--D-alanine ligase → MKEELKNKTIAVLMGGESSEREISIKSAKAVSEALRAAGYNFHEVDAMRDVAVKLRDLSPDVVFIALHGGWGENGGIQGLLDVMGNPYTGSGVLASAIAMDKVMSKRIFIAAGLRVPPCVIFRQEELDELINTMPIALPLVIKPSAEGSSVGVSLVKSIDELKQASNRCFSYGAVSIIEKFITGKEIHMAVLNSRVLGAVEVRPKGEIYDYEAKYVSGDTRYILPPELTQVQYEKLSEASLKAYEALGCSGVARIDTIYELQTDTVFVLEVNTLPGMTETSLVPKIAKTAGYSFLELIEQMLLEALNKHSHMYAGN, encoded by the coding sequence ATGAAAGAAGAGTTGAAAAATAAGACAATAGCTGTGCTTATGGGCGGCGAGTCATCGGAGCGTGAGATTTCCATAAAAAGTGCAAAAGCAGTGAGTGAAGCACTGAGGGCTGCTGGGTACAATTTTCATGAGGTTGACGCCATGCGTGATGTTGCAGTGAAACTGAGGGACCTGAGTCCTGATGTGGTTTTCATAGCGCTTCATGGCGGATGGGGAGAAAACGGCGGCATTCAGGGCCTTCTTGACGTTATGGGCAATCCGTACACTGGCTCCGGTGTGCTTGCCTCAGCAATAGCTATGGATAAGGTGATGTCTAAGAGAATTTTTATTGCTGCAGGGCTTAGAGTCCCGCCATGTGTTATTTTCAGACAAGAAGAGCTTGATGAGCTCATAAACACGATGCCTATAGCTCTCCCCCTGGTTATTAAGCCAAGTGCCGAGGGCTCAAGTGTTGGAGTGAGCCTTGTTAAAAGCATAGATGAACTTAAGCAAGCATCAAACCGTTGTTTTAGTTATGGCGCGGTGTCAATTATCGAGAAATTTATTACTGGTAAAGAGATTCATATGGCTGTGCTAAACAGCAGGGTGCTGGGTGCGGTTGAGGTTAGGCCAAAAGGAGAAATATATGACTACGAGGCCAAGTACGTAAGCGGTGACACTCGTTACATTTTGCCGCCAGAGCTGACACAAGTGCAGTATGAGAAGTTATCAGAAGCTTCACTTAAAGCGTATGAGGCTTTGGGATGCAGTGGGGTTGCCCGCATTGATACTATCTATGAGCTGCAAACTGATACAGTGTTTGTGCTGGAGGTTAACACTCTTCCCGGAATGACTGAAACGTCTCTTGTGCCAAAGATAGCAAAAACTGCCGGGTACTCTTTTTTAGAGTTGATAGAACAGATGCTCCTGGAAGCGCTTAATAAACATAGCCACATGTACGCAGGGAACTGA
- a CDS encoding lysophospholipid acyltransferase family protein, with translation MAKKKSKLKWLLEYYAVVVLFTLAGLLPNWGIRVLGRILGDMLFSLVPKRKTIALNNISCAFPEKTQQEVARIARESCRSFIMSFLEMIKNQSTFKTTEAFRKAHRRTAHIEELFKKAKTLHDSNGGCIFLTPHIGNWELLPHVSAIVGINLVVVARPLDNPYLEKLFYSRRTETGQIFIAKTNAMFKLQETLRRGKSIGMLPDQSTSKGISVDYFGRKATATPVPAILSVMYKKPIVVCACVRQGNGEFTGFVSDPIFPLSGFNSEKAEIHRITGEVTKAMEIIIREYPEQYLWIHNRWKTYKKENVWAN, from the coding sequence ATGGCAAAAAAAAAATCTAAACTCAAGTGGCTTTTAGAATACTACGCTGTCGTTGTGCTTTTTACGTTGGCCGGACTTTTACCAAACTGGGGAATCAGGGTTTTAGGAAGAATTTTAGGCGATATGCTCTTTTCACTTGTGCCAAAAAGAAAAACCATTGCCCTTAATAATATATCTTGTGCTTTTCCGGAAAAAACACAACAAGAGGTGGCAAGGATTGCACGGGAAAGCTGCCGCTCTTTTATCATGTCTTTTCTTGAAATGATAAAAAACCAGAGCACTTTTAAAACCACTGAAGCTTTTAGAAAAGCTCACAGAAGAACAGCCCACATAGAGGAACTATTTAAAAAAGCAAAAACCCTGCATGACTCAAATGGTGGTTGCATATTTTTAACTCCTCACATCGGTAACTGGGAACTTTTGCCTCACGTAAGCGCCATTGTGGGTATTAATCTGGTAGTTGTGGCACGGCCTCTTGATAATCCGTATCTTGAAAAATTATTCTACTCCCGGCGCACAGAAACCGGTCAGATATTTATAGCTAAAACCAACGCAATGTTTAAGCTTCAGGAGACACTGAGGCGCGGTAAATCAATTGGAATGCTCCCTGACCAAAGCACATCAAAGGGAATCAGTGTGGATTATTTTGGCAGAAAGGCAACGGCAACGCCAGTTCCTGCGATACTCTCGGTGATGTATAAAAAACCCATAGTAGTGTGCGCTTGTGTGCGGCAAGGAAATGGAGAATTTACTGGATTTGTAAGCGACCCCATCTTTCCTCTAAGCGGCTTTAACAGCGAAAAAGCCGAAATACACCGGATTACCGGAGAAGTTACAAAAGCAATGGAAATTATCATAAGAGAGTACCCGGAACAGTACCTCTGGATTCATAACAGATGGAAAACCTATAAAAAAGAAAACGTCTGGGCTAATTAG
- the murG gene encoding undecaprenyldiphospho-muramoylpentapeptide beta-N-acetylglucosaminyltransferase — MSSGKHKVVIAGGGTGGHLYPGIAIAEEIKKRLDDVEIVFMGTHKGIEARVLPAEKYYVKLLRTEGFVGVSIYKKIRALYWTIVSFFEAYSFLKKLNPELMIGTGGYASFIPVVAAFFLSIPVVIHEQNSIPGVANRMLSKLAQKICITYESSLSFFPKSKTVLTGNPVREKILKVGKQEGALKFSLKDNMFTVFIFGGSLGARSLNKAAMDALEHLLPYKDRIQFLHQTGDKDYEQVRSVYQNWGMMGTVAPFIYNMPEAYAACDMIVCRAGATTLAEITALGMPAILVPFPYATASHQEVNASRLSVSGAAIMIKDEELNGRVLAEHIKKLYMDENMRNRLKRESMSFGRPEAARKVVCVSLLLIKDKTLLINQEYEARCLTDTE; from the coding sequence ATGTCAAGTGGAAAACATAAAGTCGTCATAGCCGGCGGAGGCACGGGAGGGCATTTGTACCCAGGCATTGCAATCGCTGAGGAAATAAAAAAGCGGCTCGATGATGTTGAAATAGTTTTTATGGGCACACATAAGGGGATAGAGGCAAGGGTGCTGCCTGCAGAGAAGTATTATGTAAAGCTCTTAAGAACCGAGGGGTTTGTCGGCGTCTCAATATATAAAAAAATAAGAGCTCTGTATTGGACAATCGTATCGTTTTTTGAGGCGTACTCTTTTTTAAAAAAACTCAATCCGGAACTTATGATAGGAACCGGAGGCTATGCCTCGTTTATTCCGGTTGTGGCAGCTTTTTTTCTGTCCATTCCTGTTGTCATACATGAACAGAACTCGATTCCCGGCGTTGCCAACCGTATGTTGTCAAAGCTAGCACAAAAAATCTGCATAACTTATGAAAGCTCTTTGTCGTTTTTCCCAAAAAGTAAAACCGTTCTTACAGGAAACCCGGTACGTGAGAAAATCCTTAAGGTGGGAAAACAAGAGGGAGCGCTTAAATTCTCTCTTAAAGACAACATGTTCACAGTGTTTATATTTGGCGGCTCACTTGGCGCCAGAAGTTTAAACAAGGCTGCCATGGATGCCCTTGAGCATCTTCTGCCCTATAAAGACAGGATACAGTTTTTACATCAGACAGGGGACAAGGACTATGAGCAGGTACGCTCCGTGTATCAGAACTGGGGAATGATGGGCACTGTGGCTCCATTCATTTACAACATGCCTGAGGCCTATGCCGCTTGCGATATGATAGTGTGCAGAGCCGGGGCTACAACGCTTGCCGAGATTACCGCTTTGGGAATGCCTGCAATCCTTGTGCCGTTTCCATACGCAACAGCATCTCACCAGGAGGTAAACGCCTCACGCCTTTCCGTAAGCGGTGCAGCCATTATGATTAAGGACGAGGAGTTAAACGGCAGGGTTTTAGCTGAGCATATAAAGAAACTCTACATGGATGAAAACATGAGAAACCGTCTGAAGCGTGAAAGCATGTCTTTTGGCAGACCGGAGGCAGCAAGGAAAGTCGTCTGCGTATCACTGCTTTTAATAAAAGATAAAACATTACTTATAAATCAGGAGTATGAGGCGAGATGCTTAACCGATACAGAGTAA
- the ftsZ gene encoding cell division protein FtsZ, whose amino-acid sequence MFELVESTDGKANIKVVGVGGAGGNAINNMIASSLRNVEFIAINTDAQVLNSSIAENRLQIGTKITRGLGAGSNPQVGREAALEDSERIREILEGADMVFVTGGMGGGTGTGAAPVIAEIARSLGALTVAVVTKPFFYEGRKRLGNAATGIKELNQFVDTTIVIPNDKIQLVVEKGTSLIKSFEIANDVLRDAVQGITDLILVPGLINLDFADVKTIMQYSGKAVMGIGKGKGEQGHIEAAKKAISNPLLEETSIDGARGILINITGGTDLSLDAVQGASELVFDSAHDEADIIFGAVIDPNLNGEVKVTVIATGFEEKKENKITAMPEMHRWKTPVEKERVYTRSADRILSKNLFDFSKEDKIPTTDLMNYDDDMDIPTFIRKQKEDKL is encoded by the coding sequence ATGTTTGAATTGGTGGAGAGTACCGACGGTAAAGCCAATATCAAAGTGGTAGGCGTGGGAGGGGCAGGCGGCAATGCCATAAACAACATGATAGCCTCGTCTTTGCGTAACGTTGAGTTTATAGCAATCAACACGGATGCACAGGTGCTGAACTCATCAATAGCTGAAAACAGACTTCAGATAGGTACAAAGATAACGAGGGGTTTGGGAGCGGGGTCAAACCCTCAGGTGGGCAGAGAGGCCGCTCTTGAAGACAGCGAAAGGATACGGGAGATTCTTGAGGGCGCCGATATGGTGTTTGTAACAGGTGGGATGGGAGGCGGCACGGGAACCGGAGCGGCCCCTGTGATAGCAGAAATTGCAAGATCGCTGGGAGCTCTTACGGTAGCGGTTGTGACTAAACCGTTTTTTTATGAAGGACGTAAACGCCTTGGTAATGCTGCAACCGGTATTAAAGAACTAAACCAGTTTGTTGATACCACCATAGTGATACCAAACGATAAGATTCAACTGGTTGTTGAAAAGGGTACCTCACTTATCAAATCATTTGAAATCGCTAACGATGTATTAAGAGATGCTGTTCAGGGAATTACCGATTTAATCCTTGTGCCGGGACTAATTAATTTAGACTTTGCCGATGTTAAGACGATAATGCAGTACTCTGGTAAGGCAGTCATGGGGATAGGAAAGGGAAAAGGTGAACAGGGACACATAGAGGCCGCAAAAAAGGCTATTTCAAATCCGCTGCTTGAGGAGACCTCAATAGATGGAGCACGCGGAATTCTAATCAACATAACCGGAGGAACGGATTTATCTCTGGATGCCGTACAGGGGGCATCGGAGCTGGTGTTCGATTCGGCACACGATGAGGCTGACATTATATTTGGAGCAGTAATTGACCCTAACCTCAACGGTGAGGTAAAAGTAACTGTAATAGCTACAGGTTTTGAGGAAAAGAAAGAAAACAAGATTACAGCAATGCCTGAGATGCACAGGTGGAAAACCCCTGTGGAAAAAGAGCGGGTTTATACAAGGAGCGCAGACAGGATTCTGTCTAAGAATTTGTTTGATTTTTCAAAAGAAGATAAAATTCCAACAACAGACTTAATGAACTACGATGATGACATGGATATTCCAACATTTATAAGGAAACAGAAAGAAGATAAATTATAA
- the ftsW gene encoding putative lipid II flippase FtsW — MDETRSVKTKQFDRVLLITTMMLVFIGAVMVYSTTSIVAPAKGGAAAVSSASSSLIDLRYLKKHMVSELLGIVLMTVFYKLHLGALKKTAFMLIGLAALLLVAVKMPFIGLTVNGARRWIRIAHFTFQPSELAKPALIVFLARYLSGKSFDPDSFKLFLIPIGVMGLLQGLLLLQPDFGSSVILGIITFSLLFAARVRLKFILSLGVLLIPVVIKLIMKPYRLQRIMVFLDPWADEKNTGFQLIQSFVAFGNGGLRGLGIGKSTQKLFFLPEAKTDFIFSIVGEEIGFIGATIVVTLFIVLFIRGVLIAVRQREPYLYYLSTGITILIGVQAVLNLSVVTGLLPTKGLPLPFISYGGTSMIMNLIEVGILLNIAKGDSEEYMPVANPQVESYSGMREKIMRQKGRMLSDVKWKT; from the coding sequence ATGGACGAAACACGGTCAGTTAAGACAAAGCAATTTGACAGAGTGCTTTTGATAACAACCATGATGCTTGTGTTTATAGGCGCTGTTATGGTCTATAGCACTACATCTATAGTTGCGCCCGCAAAAGGCGGGGCAGCAGCTGTTTCCAGCGCCTCCTCCTCGCTTATAGACCTGAGATACCTGAAAAAGCATATGGTATCTGAGCTGCTTGGCATTGTGCTTATGACGGTGTTTTATAAGCTTCATCTTGGAGCTCTTAAAAAGACGGCGTTTATGCTTATAGGGCTTGCTGCTCTTTTACTTGTCGCAGTTAAAATGCCGTTTATTGGGCTTACCGTAAACGGCGCTAGAAGGTGGATACGGATAGCACATTTTACATTTCAACCCTCTGAGCTGGCAAAGCCTGCACTGATTGTTTTTCTTGCCAGATATCTTTCCGGTAAGAGTTTTGATCCCGATAGTTTTAAGTTATTTTTAATACCTATTGGCGTCATGGGGTTGCTTCAGGGACTGTTGCTCCTTCAGCCGGACTTTGGTTCAAGTGTTATCCTTGGCATTATAACGTTTTCACTTCTTTTTGCTGCTCGGGTCAGACTTAAATTCATACTATCGCTGGGGGTATTACTTATTCCGGTGGTCATAAAACTGATTATGAAACCGTATCGCTTGCAGCGTATTATGGTGTTTTTAGACCCGTGGGCTGATGAAAAAAACACCGGGTTCCAGCTCATTCAGTCCTTTGTGGCTTTTGGTAACGGTGGGCTTAGAGGGCTGGGTATTGGAAAAAGCACGCAGAAATTGTTCTTTTTACCTGAGGCAAAGACAGACTTCATATTTTCCATAGTGGGCGAGGAGATTGGTTTTATAGGGGCGACTATTGTAGTCACTCTGTTTATTGTTCTGTTTATCCGTGGGGTACTTATAGCCGTTCGGCAAAGGGAACCGTATCTGTACTACTTGTCAACCGGGATTACAATACTTATAGGGGTTCAGGCTGTGCTGAATCTGTCGGTAGTGACCGGGCTTTTGCCTACCAAGGGGCTTCCGCTGCCATTTATAAGTTACGGCGGGACCTCTATGATAATGAACCTTATAGAGGTTGGAATTTTGCTTAACATTGCTAAGGGTGACAGCGAGGAGTATATGCCTGTGGCTAATCCTCAAGTAGAAAGCTACTCCGGCATGAGAGAAAAAATTATGAGACAAAAAGGGAGGATGTTATCTGATGTCAAGTGGAAAACATAA
- the rpmA gene encoding 50S ribosomal protein L27: protein MAHKKGVGSTRNGRDSKAKRLGVKRYGGQAVTAGSILVRQRGTKLHPGSNVGIGSDDTLFAKITGVVKFERKDKTRTKVSVYPVLQAQA, encoded by the coding sequence ATGGCACATAAGAAAGGTGTGGGAAGCACACGAAACGGGAGAGATAGTAAGGCAAAGCGGCTTGGAGTCAAGCGCTATGGCGGACAGGCCGTCACAGCCGGCAGTATTCTTGTCAGACAGCGGGGGACAAAACTTCATCCCGGCTCTAATGTCGGAATCGGCTCTGATGACACCCTTTTTGCTAAAATCACAGGCGTCGTTAAGTTTGAACGAAAAGATAAAACCAGAACCAAAGTGAGCGTTTATCCGGTACTTCAAGCTCAGGCTTAA
- the rplU gene encoding 50S ribosomal protein L21, translating to MYAIVLTGGKQVRVSPDETLRVDRLENAVGDSVTIDKVLAFFDGTKLLVGKPYLEGVSVKAEILGKGKTKKVAVFKMQPRKATRKLHVHRQHFTKIKINEIIGG from the coding sequence ATGTATGCGATAGTGTTAACAGGGGGCAAGCAGGTGAGAGTGTCGCCCGATGAGACTTTGAGAGTGGACAGACTGGAAAACGCTGTTGGTGACTCTGTGACAATAGATAAAGTGCTGGCGTTTTTTGACGGTACAAAATTATTGGTCGGTAAACCGTATCTTGAAGGTGTTTCCGTAAAGGCTGAGATACTGGGAAAGGGTAAAACCAAAAAAGTTGCCGTATTTAAAATGCAGCCACGAAAAGCCACCCGGAAACTTCACGTCCACAGACAGCATTTCACAAAGATAAAAATTAATGAGATAATCGGAGGCTAA
- the ftsA gene encoding cell division protein FtsA, which translates to MAGTIFLACLDIGTTKISTMVAEARRDSLEIIAVSTVASQGVRKGVIVDIDSTLAAIKESVRRATEISGVEIKDVYVGISDSYIKTMRSTGAVVLSNGVVTVRDINDCLENAQTIYVPLDKEILHVIPLGYNVDGETEIYNPHGMKGTCFEANVEIVTAATNSIHNLLKCCEMAGLSVAELVYTPIVSSMAVLREDELELGVFLIDIGGGTSDVAFFKNNRFYGATVLDIAGNQFTNDLAVGLGVSSAEAEKIKKAYGMPAFPEDYEDESILIGVSGRGEKKVAKSFITKIIIDRSEELIGIISDEMRKLAGVETGHLRVVITGGVSQMKGFEAHVQSLLNIPVRIGVPEGKDVIDKVQNPVFSTLMGLLYYAHKNTYEMSSADNLTGDARGMKRWFRGLMGKFFRLN; encoded by the coding sequence GTGGCAGGGACAATTTTTTTAGCGTGTCTTGATATTGGAACAACCAAAATCAGCACAATGGTGGCAGAGGCAAGACGTGACTCGCTGGAAATAATAGCAGTAAGTACGGTTGCATCGCAGGGAGTGCGCAAAGGGGTAATCGTTGACATAGACAGCACACTTGCTGCAATAAAGGAATCAGTGCGCCGGGCGACTGAGATTTCTGGTGTTGAGATAAAAGATGTATATGTTGGCATATCGGACAGTTACATAAAAACAATGAGGAGCACAGGCGCTGTTGTTTTATCAAACGGAGTTGTCACAGTGCGCGATATAAACGATTGTTTAGAAAATGCGCAGACAATTTACGTTCCGCTTGACAAAGAGATTCTTCACGTAATCCCTTTGGGTTACAATGTGGATGGTGAAACGGAAATTTATAATCCACACGGGATGAAGGGGACGTGTTTTGAGGCAAATGTGGAAATAGTGACAGCAGCGACAAACTCAATTCACAACCTTTTAAAGTGTTGCGAGATGGCGGGGCTCAGTGTGGCAGAGCTGGTTTACACACCGATAGTGTCCTCGATGGCAGTGCTAAGAGAGGATGAGCTGGAGCTGGGAGTTTTTCTGATAGATATAGGGGGGGGAACCAGTGATGTGGCTTTTTTTAAAAATAACCGGTTTTATGGTGCAACTGTTTTAGACATAGCCGGCAATCAGTTTACAAACGATCTGGCCGTAGGGCTTGGAGTGTCCTCGGCTGAGGCGGAAAAAATAAAGAAAGCGTATGGGATGCCGGCATTTCCGGAGGACTATGAGGATGAGTCCATACTTATAGGAGTATCTGGCCGCGGTGAGAAAAAGGTTGCCAAATCTTTTATAACCAAAATAATCATAGACAGGAGTGAGGAGTTAATTGGCATAATTTCAGATGAGATGAGAAAGCTTGCCGGAGTTGAAACAGGACACCTCAGAGTGGTTATAACCGGAGGGGTGTCGCAGATGAAGGGATTTGAAGCTCACGTGCAGTCTCTGCTTAACATACCTGTAAGGATAGGAGTCCCTGAGGGTAAAGATGTAATAGACAAGGTACAAAATCCTGTTTTTTCAACACTTATGGGACTTCTTTACTATGCACATAAGAACACTTATGAGATGTCTTCTGCCGATAACCTGACAGGGGATGCAAGAGGCATGAAACGTTGGTTCCGAGGATTAATGGGAAAGTTTTTCAGACTAAATTGA